Part of the Thiohalophilus sp. genome is shown below.
CCCGTTTCAGATCCGCCGCATTGGTCAGATTACCGTTATGCGCCAGCGCAATACCAAACGGGGAGTTGACATAAAAGGGCTGTGCTTCCGCCGAGCTGAAGCAGCCGGCGGTCGGGTAGCGCACATGGCCGATGCCCATCTTGCCCGGCAGGCGCAGCATATGCCGGGTATGGAAAACATCCCGCACCAGACCATTGTCCTTGCGCATGTACATCCGGTCACCTTCGCAGGTCATAATCCCCGCCGCATCCTGACCGCGATGTTGCAGTACCGTCAGACCATCATACAGCGCCTGGTTGACCGACTGCTTTGCCACCATGCCAATAATTCCGCACATTCCAGATTACCCTTTCATGTTTTGTCCAACCCGAAGAGGGTTACACAGTCAAAGTATAGTTCTGCCACCGGTCATTCAAACCGGAAATTGTCGCCAATCGAGTCCGGCAAAAGGCTTTGAATCCCTTCGGCAATTGCCTGAAAACGGAACAGAAAAAACGACTCGTCCCACCAGGGTTCTTTGGGCAAAGTTGTCAGCCCCGCAAGCAGGACCAGTATCGAGATAATCAACACGCCACGTCCGAATCCGAACAACAAGCCCAGAAACCGATCCATTTTGGTCAACCCGGTACGATAAACCAGTTTGACCGCGAAAAAATTCACCACGCCCGAAACGATCAGGGACAACACAAACAGCCCGACAAAGGCCACAATCAATCTGAACGTCGGATCCTCGAAGGTATTGGTCAGCAACCCGGCCAATCCGGTGGCGAATGTCAGTGAGACCCAGAACGCCAGTATCCAGCCGGCCAGCGACAGGGCCTCGCGAACAAAGCCGCGCAACAGGCTGATGAACGTGGAAATCACCAGGATTCCCAGGATCGCGTAATCGACTCCCAGCATCAGAATGCCGCGCGTTCAGATTCTGTCATGGGTGAGCGACTACCAGTCCCTCGAGTTCAAGCTTCGTCTGCAGATCGTTTTGCAGCGCTTCGGCCTTGCTGCGGCGAACCTCCGGACCGACCCGCACCCGATAGACATTGCCTTTGTCCGTTGCCACTCTCTCGACAAAAACCCGGTAACCGTGATCGCGCAACTTGTCCCGCAGCCCCAGGGCATTACTCTGTTTGCGGAAGCTGCCAACCTGTACCGCCCAGGCCTT
Proteins encoded:
- a CDS encoding CvpA family protein, with protein sequence MLGVDYAILGILVISTFISLLRGFVREALSLAGWILAFWVSLTFATGLAGLLTNTFEDPTFRLIVAFVGLFVLSLIVSGVVNFFAVKLVYRTGLTKMDRFLGLLFGFGRGVLIISILVLLAGLTTLPKEPWWDESFFLFRFQAIAEGIQSLLPDSIGDNFRFE